GCCTTTGAAAAAACTGTGGCGATGAGTTGCACGTTGAAAGACCTCATACTTATGCAAAGTGACAATCCAGATAGCCATCACCCAACCAAGGTATGCCATACCACTAAAGTGGTCACTGAGCAGGTATACCATCAAAGCACCCAGTAGCAGCGAGATAACGCCAGCACCCAGTAGAGGTTTAACTAAGCTTTGCAGGTCATCGCGCTTCCAACGCAGCAATGGACCGATACCCAATACAAAGGCAAATGGAATCATCAACCAAGTAAACAGCATATTAAAGAAAGGTGCGCCAATCGAAACTGACCCTAGGCCAATCTGCTTGTGAACTAATGGAAGAAGTGTTCCTACCAACACCACAGCCAAGGCCGCCATCAATAAGATGTTGTTAGATAATAAGGCATTTTCTCGTGAGATCAGGCTAAAGTTACCGCGTACTCGAACCGACTGTCCCTTAAGGGCGAACAGCAATAGAGAGCCGCCAATCACAAACACCAAGAATGCTAAAATAAACATGCCACGAGACGGGTCTGAAGCAAATGCATGCACAGAAACCAAGATCCCAGAACGAACCAGGAAGGTACCTAATAGGCTGAGTGAAAACGCCAAAATTGCAAGCAATACCGTCCATGCTTTAAAGGTGCCGCGTTTTTCGGTTACTGACAATGAGTGCATCAAGGCTGTACCTGCAAGCCAAGGCATAAAGGATGCATTTTCAACTGGATCCCAGAACCACCAGCCGCCCCAGCCAAGCTCATAGTAAGCCCACCAAGAACCTAGAGCGATACCTAGCGTTAGGAAAGACCACGCTGCGATAGTCCAAGGGCGAGACCAGCGCGCCCATGCCGTATCTAAGCGTCCAGTCATCAGCGATGCGATAGCAAACGCGAACGCAACCGAAAATCCAACATATCCCATGTAGAGCATAGGTGGATGAACAATCAAACCGGGGTCTTGCAATAGTGGGTTAAGGTCTCGACCATCAACCGGGAAATAAGGGAGTGTACGTAAGAACGGGTTTGAAGTAACAATGATGAACAGTAAAAAGCCTACTGTAATCATACCCATTACCGCCAACACGCGCGCCACTGACTCTTGAGGCATTCCGCGACTAAAGCTTGCTACTGCAACCGTCCAACCCGCTTGGATAAACACCCATAATAACAGTGACCCTTCATGAGCCCCCCAAACCGCGGTAATTCGATAGTACCAAGGCAGTGCAGAGTTGGAGTTACTTGCTACATAAGTAAGAGTGAAGTCATTAATATAAAATGAGTAGCAAAGTATATAGAACGAAACACCTAATAATAGAAACATCCCCCACGACAGCGGTCGTGCGGTATTCATTAATAAGCCGTTATTATTACTCGCACCCCACAACGGCAGAACGCTCAATAGAACCGCCATCGCTAGGGATGCGATTAAGGCAAAATGCCCAATCTCAGCAATCATTGTGCACTTCCTTGCTTTTGAGCATCTGTATATTGAAGAGGCTCGTGAACACCCTTCATCGCTTCTGCAACTTCTGGCGGCATATACTCTTCATCGTGTTTAGCCAACACTTC
Above is a genomic segment from Vibrio gallicus containing:
- a CDS encoding heme lyase CcmF/NrfE family subunit, with the translated sequence MIAEIGHFALIASLAMAVLLSVLPLWGASNNNGLLMNTARPLSWGMFLLLGVSFYILCYSFYINDFTLTYVASNSNSALPWYYRITAVWGAHEGSLLLWVFIQAGWTVAVASFSRGMPQESVARVLAVMGMITVGFLLFIIVTSNPFLRTLPYFPVDGRDLNPLLQDPGLIVHPPMLYMGYVGFSVAFAFAIASLMTGRLDTAWARWSRPWTIAAWSFLTLGIALGSWWAYYELGWGGWWFWDPVENASFMPWLAGTALMHSLSVTEKRGTFKAWTVLLAILAFSLSLLGTFLVRSGILVSVHAFASDPSRGMFILAFLVFVIGGSLLLFALKGQSVRVRGNFSLISRENALLSNNILLMAALAVVLVGTLLPLVHKQIGLGSVSIGAPFFNMLFTWLMIPFAFVLGIGPLLRWKRDDLQSLVKPLLGAGVISLLLGALMVYLLSDHFSGMAYLGWVMAIWIVTLHKYEVFQRATHRHSFFKGLTKIHKSHWAMMCAHIGLAVTVIGIAMVQTYSIEHDVRLAPGESFEVQGYSFHFDKVRDNDGPNYDGYIADFDIIKNGRLINTLHAEKRFYTTQRSMMTEAAIDAGVTRDLYIAMGEKLDDGVSWAVRIYYKPFVRWIWAGSLLMTLGGAIAISDRRYRFRNKAVSKES